DNA sequence from the Terriglobales bacterium genome:
CACAGGCTTATCGCGAGAAGATGTTCAACCTCTTGGCAGGCCGAGATCCTTTGGAGGTGCTGGCGCAGACGGCATCTACCTTGGCCGATATTGTGGGCAAGCATGCGGCGGCGGTTCTTCGCACTCGACCATTTGACGGGAAGTGGACGCCGAACGAGGTTGTCGGCCATCTCACGGATAGCGAATGGGTGTATGGGTATCGCCTCAGGCTGATTCTTTGCGAGGACGACCCTACTATTCTCGGCACCAAGCAGGATTTGTGGGTGGCCGCGCTACGGCACAATGAGCGTGAGCCGTCGGAGCTTGTCGAAATCTTTCGGACGATGCGCCAGTTCAATTTGGCAGTGTGGAGACGAACGTCACCGGAGGATTTGCAGCGCACAGGGCAACACAATGAGCGCGGCCCGGAGTCGCTGGGCGTGATGTTGCGACTGCTGGCCGGTCATGACCTTTCACACCTGAATCAGATCTCTCGTTATATTGAAGCCATTCAGCAGCGGGAGTAGCGCCTCGGCGCATGCACCCAGTTCCGAGTCGTCCGTTTCGAAAGGGAACGTGAAGGTTTTTTTGACAGCTTGTGTTCTTCCAGAACAAGAACGCCTCGCTGTTAGGTCGTGGAGGTCATCTGGTCTTTATAGGCCTTCTGCCCAGCAAGTGCTCACCCAGGAGCACTTGGGTGAGCACTTACGCACGCAGGTTTGAGGTAAAGGCGTCAACCAGACCTTATTTCCTGCGAGGGCACGTGACTCGACGATCAAGATACGCATGGTACAACAAAGTAAGGCTTTTCTGCATGGCCGATGCCTGTAGAAAGGGCCGAGTTGGCGATGATGCTTCCCGCTTGCGAGATTCTAATTTGAAGAAAGAGACCGGGTTTTTGCCCGGTCTCTTTCTGGGCTGGTACCCTCCCCCAGGTACTTCGCCAACTTACTACT
Encoded proteins:
- a CDS encoding DinB family protein; this encodes MTTAQAGLWVSAPQAYREKMFNLLAGRDPLEVLAQTASTLADIVGKHAAAVLRTRPFDGKWTPNEVVGHLTDSEWVYGYRLRLILCEDDPTILGTKQDLWVAALRHNEREPSELVEIFRTMRQFNLAVWRRTSPEDLQRTGQHNERGPESLGVMLRLLAGHDLSHLNQISRYIEAIQQRE